One Candidatus Kapaibacterium sp. genomic window carries:
- the rplD gene encoding 50S ribosomal protein L4, whose protein sequence is MTVDVYNKDGQISSQIELSDDIFGITPNENAMHQAVVAYLANRRQGTRKTKIRSEVSGGGKKPWRQKGRGTARAGSTRSPIWVGGGTIHGPKPHDYKYKMPKQLARLARKSAFAARLSEDNLIVVEDFTFEQIKTKNMAQVLKNLKVDTDKSLVLMTDTDNNVYMSARNIPNLTVQPVDKISTYDILNHKKILLFKGALSNIEKTFNN, encoded by the coding sequence ATGACAGTAGATGTATATAATAAAGACGGTCAAATAAGCAGTCAAATCGAACTGAGCGACGATATCTTCGGGATTACTCCCAACGAGAACGCCATGCACCAAGCAGTTGTTGCTTACTTGGCAAATCGCAGACAGGGTACTCGTAAGACTAAAATTAGAAGCGAAGTTTCGGGCGGCGGTAAAAAACCATGGAGACAAAAAGGACGCGGTACAGCTCGTGCCGGTTCGACTAGGTCACCAATATGGGTCGGAGGCGGTACCATTCATGGTCCTAAACCTCATGACTATAAATACAAAATGCCCAAGCAACTCGCAAGATTGGCTCGTAAGTCAGCTTTTGCAGCAAGATTGTCGGAAGATAACTTGATTGTAGTCGAGGACTTCACTTTCGAGCAAATTAAAACAAAGAATATGGCACAAGTGCTGAAAAATTTGAAAGTTGATACAGATAAATCTTTGGTACTAATGACCGACACAGACAACAATGTTTATATGTCGGCACGTAATATCCCCAATCTGACAGTTCAGCCTGTGGATAAGATATCAACTTACGATATTTTAAATCATAAGAAGATATTGCTCTTCAAAGGTGCACTTAGTAATATCGAAAAGACTTTCAATAATTAA
- the rplC gene encoding 50S ribosomal protein L3, with product MKSAILGKKIGMTSVFTENGTQVPVTVIEAGPCTVVNLRTIDRDGYKAVQIGYGEVRENKLNKPKKGYFAKQGVDPVKMLKEFRDPQNTYEVGQELTVGQFEIGDKVNVVATSKGRGFQGVMKRHHFGGVGMGTHGQSDRQRHPGSIGSSSYPSRVFKGMRMAGRMGGKRISIRNIQVFDILPERNIILLKGSIPGPNNSVIQIVKL from the coding sequence ATGAAATCGGCAATCTTAGGAAAGAAAATAGGGATGACCAGCGTTTTTACGGAAAACGGTACTCAAGTACCGGTTACCGTAATCGAAGCCGGACCCTGCACGGTAGTTAATCTGCGTACGATAGATCGTGATGGCTACAAAGCTGTACAAATTGGTTATGGCGAAGTTCGTGAGAACAAACTAAATAAACCAAAAAAGGGATATTTCGCGAAACAAGGCGTTGACCCTGTCAAAATGTTAAAAGAATTTCGTGACCCTCAAAATACTTACGAAGTTGGGCAAGAATTAACTGTCGGACAATTTGAAATTGGAGATAAGGTTAATGTCGTTGCTACAAGTAAGGGACGCGGATTCCAAGGCGTAATGAAACGTCACCACTTTGGTGGTGTCGGTATGGGAACGCACGGTCAAAGCGACAGACAACGTCACCCGGGCTCTATCGGCTCATCGTCCTATCCTTCTCGCGTATTTAAAGGTATGCGGATGGCTGGAAGAATGGGTGGCAAAAGAATTTCGATAAGAAATATCCAGGTCTTTGATATTCTGCCGGAAAGAAACATTATCTTGTTGAAAGGCAGTATTCCCGGACCAAACAATTCAGTAATTCAAATAGTTAAGTTATAA
- the fusA gene encoding elongation factor G has protein sequence MPRQTDISKFRNIGIMAHIDAGKTTTTERILFYSGYLHKLGAVDDGTAFMDYMDQEKERGITIMSAATTCLWKEYCINIIDTPGHVDFTAEVQRSLRVLDGAIALFCGVGGVQPQSETVWRQADEYAVPRLAFVNKMDRVGADFAKVLQMMRDQLGAFPVAIQIPMGAEDKFEGVIDLIKMKSYFFDVESLGLDFLEKEIPAKYLPEAEKYRSSMIEFLADFDDSILESFFAGEEIDESSIKSALRKSTLELLAVPVLCGSSLKNIGVQLLIDSVIDYLPSPLDVKYTEGFDVGNHEKRLKRQPNDDEPFSALAFKILSDSYIGKLSFIRIYSGSVKVGQSVQNTSSDKKEKILRIMKVYANKRDEIDEAFAGDIIAVPSLKFTRTGDTLCDIKHPILYEKINFSEPVINQAVEAKTLADQEKLLETLEKLSDEDPTFRYRYDNDSGQIIISGVGELHLEIMVDRIQREFKVLARVGKPQVSYRESISSNATESSLFERQMGGKNQYGHAVVSVEPAKTSQGIIFENHIPKGKLPENFVSALEQGVREGLNVGPQGYPMIDVIVKLIDSEYKIDVTSEIGCKIAASMAANEACRKANPVLMEPIFRVEVTSPEEYVGDIIADLSQRHGRIDGIEHNKKLQVVKGLAPLSQMFGYVTKLRSISQGRASYSMIFSHYEQSVTKQTF, from the coding sequence ATGCCGCGGCAGACTGACATATCAAAATTTAGAAATATCGGTATAATGGCTCACATTGATGCCGGTAAGACTACAACCACTGAAAGAATTCTATTCTATTCCGGTTATCTGCACAAATTAGGTGCAGTTGACGACGGTACAGCGTTCATGGATTACATGGACCAGGAAAAAGAACGTGGGATTACGATAATGTCGGCAGCAACTACATGTTTGTGGAAAGAATATTGTATTAATATAATTGATACTCCCGGACATGTTGATTTTACCGCGGAAGTGCAAAGGTCGCTCAGGGTTCTTGATGGAGCAATAGCTCTATTCTGTGGAGTAGGTGGTGTTCAGCCACAATCGGAAACAGTTTGGCGTCAGGCAGATGAATACGCAGTCCCAAGACTGGCATTTGTCAATAAAATGGACAGAGTCGGTGCTGATTTTGCAAAAGTTTTGCAAATGATGCGTGACCAACTTGGTGCTTTTCCTGTAGCAATACAAATTCCGATGGGTGCAGAAGATAAGTTTGAAGGTGTGATTGACCTAATTAAAATGAAATCCTACTTTTTCGATGTCGAATCATTAGGTTTGGATTTTTTAGAAAAAGAAATACCGGCAAAATATCTACCCGAAGCTGAAAAATACAGAAGTTCAATGATTGAATTTTTGGCTGATTTTGACGATAGTATTCTCGAAAGCTTTTTTGCAGGCGAGGAAATTGACGAAAGCAGTATTAAATCCGCTCTCCGCAAAAGCACTCTTGAGCTTTTAGCCGTACCTGTTTTATGCGGGTCATCTCTCAAAAATATTGGAGTACAATTATTGATAGATTCCGTGATAGATTATCTGCCATCACCTTTAGATGTGAAATACACCGAAGGCTTTGATGTGGGAAATCATGAAAAAAGGCTAAAACGACAACCCAATGACGATGAGCCGTTTTCGGCATTAGCGTTTAAGATTCTAAGTGATTCGTATATAGGAAAATTATCCTTTATAAGAATTTACTCAGGTTCCGTTAAGGTTGGTCAATCAGTACAGAATACTTCTTCCGATAAAAAGGAGAAGATATTAAGGATAATGAAAGTCTATGCAAACAAGCGTGACGAAATTGACGAAGCCTTCGCAGGCGACATCATAGCCGTCCCAAGTTTGAAATTCACTCGCACCGGCGACACGCTCTGCGATATCAAACATCCTATTCTATACGAAAAAATCAACTTCAGCGAACCCGTCATTAATCAAGCGGTGGAAGCTAAAACACTTGCTGACCAAGAAAAACTCTTAGAAACGCTCGAAAAACTCAGTGATGAAGACCCAACTTTTCGTTATCGTTACGATAACGATAGTGGTCAAATTATCATCTCAGGCGTTGGCGAATTGCACCTCGAAATTATGGTGGACAGAATCCAACGTGAGTTTAAAGTGCTTGCAAGAGTGGGCAAACCACAGGTCTCGTACCGCGAAAGTATTAGCTCAAACGCAACAGAATCATCATTGTTCGAACGCCAAATGGGCGGCAAAAACCAATACGGTCATGCCGTTGTAAGCGTCGAACCTGCAAAAACATCTCAAGGCATAATCTTCGAAAATCACATACCCAAGGGTAAACTTCCCGAAAACTTTGTATCGGCTCTCGAGCAAGGCGTTCGTGAAGGTTTGAATGTGGGACCGCAAGGCTATCCCATGATTGATGTAATCGTTAAATTGATTGATTCGGAATACAAAATTGATGTAACGAGTGAAATAGGATGTAAAATTGCTGCTTCGATGGCAGCTAATGAAGCTTGTAGAAAGGCAAATCCGGTATTGATGGAACCTATATTTAGGGTAGAAGTAACTTCGCCTGAAGAATATGTTGGCGACATCATAGCAGATTTGAGCCAAAGACACGGAAGAATAGATGGAATCGAACATAACAAAAAATTGCAGGTAGTAAAGGGTTTAGCACCTCTTTCGCAAATGTTCGGCTACGTAACAAAGCTAAGGTCTATAAGCCAAGGCAGAGCGAGTTACTCAATGATATTTTCGCATTATGAACAATCAGTTACGAAACAGACTTTTTAA
- the rplW gene encoding 50S ribosomal protein L23: MIQLIKKPLITEKAMNLASQRQYVFEVHPSANKIQIRKALEEMFEVNIISIRTTNIKGKNKTKMTRRGMMRGKTSLKKKAYITLAVGQEIELVSGVGSDTE, from the coding sequence ATGATACAGTTAATAAAAAAACCTTTGATAACCGAAAAAGCCATGAATTTGGCAAGCCAAAGACAATACGTCTTTGAGGTTCATCCAAGTGCTAATAAGATTCAGATTCGGAAAGCACTCGAGGAAATGTTTGAAGTAAATATAATTTCAATCAGAACTACAAACATCAAAGGTAAAAACAAAACGAAAATGACGCGTCGCGGGATGATGCGTGGCAAGACTTCGCTGAAGAAGAAAGCTTATATTACGCTCGCAGTAGGACAAGAGATTGAACTCGTATCAGGTGTCGGTTCAGACACTGAATAA
- the fusA gene encoding elongation factor G, with translation MDMSKLRNIGIAAHIDSGKTTLSERILFYTGKIHQIIEVRSKTGAGPTMDSMDLEREKGITIQSAATFATWKDFNINLIDTPGHIDFTVEVERALRVLDGAVLVLCAVAGVQSQSITVDRQMRRYNVPRIAFINKVDRAGANPDRVFDQLRDKLHLHPVMITMPIGIEDRFEGVVDLLKMKALYYEGDQGDAVIEREIPEHLVEEAKLRRNTMVEILADHDDNIAEKFLMEEEVPVKELMESIRRQTIALHITPVFVGTAKMNKGIQTLLDAVCAYLPAPHEIANYALDRDNNEEKVDLLSEPNKPAVALAFKLEDGRYGQLTYMRLYQGTLKKGDTIINTANGKRVKIPRLVRMHANEMNDIEEVAAGDIFAMFGVDCSSGDTFTDGNVNYSMTSMFVASPVIELSVKPKEKTGQVNFSKAMNRFQKEDPTFKVARDEESGETIIKGMGELHLEIYIERIRREYNCEVLVGQPKVAYREAISRPIDFDYTHKKQTGGSGQYARVAGKIEPLTLDSPEPYEFVNSIVGGSIPKEYIPACDKGFHEQMSDGLLINQPIVGVKVTLNDGAYHAVDSSDMAFKIASKQAMKEAIAKCGPVILEPFMKLETSSPEEFQGVIIGQINQRRGIIHSSKVEAGYVVVEAEVPLKEMFGYSSDLRSATQGKGEFTMEFLKYVTVPKGIQEEIIKDYKEKEAAK, from the coding sequence AATCGAAGTAAGAAGCAAGACCGGAGCGGGTCCTACAATGGATTCGATGGACTTGGAACGCGAAAAGGGTATTACTATCCAATCAGCGGCTACTTTTGCAACCTGGAAAGATTTCAACATTAATTTGATTGATACTCCCGGGCACATTGACTTTACCGTAGAGGTAGAGCGTGCTTTGAGAGTTTTAGATGGTGCTGTATTGGTGCTTTGTGCTGTTGCCGGTGTTCAGTCCCAATCTATCACGGTGGACCGCCAAATGCGTCGTTACAACGTACCCCGTATCGCTTTTATCAACAAAGTTGACCGCGCCGGGGCAAACCCCGACCGCGTATTCGACCAACTTCGCGATAAATTGCATCTTCATCCGGTTATGATTACGATGCCAATCGGTATTGAAGACCGTTTCGAGGGTGTTGTTGATTTGCTCAAAATGAAAGCACTTTATTACGAAGGTGACCAAGGTGACGCAGTTATTGAGAGAGAAATTCCCGAGCATTTGGTAGAAGAAGCGAAATTGCGTCGCAACACAATGGTCGAAATTTTGGCAGACCACGACGACAATATTGCCGAAAAATTCCTTATGGAAGAAGAAGTGCCGGTCAAAGAGTTGATGGAATCTATTCGCAGGCAAACTATTGCTTTGCACATCACTCCGGTTTTTGTAGGTACTGCAAAAATGAACAAGGGCATCCAAACATTGCTTGATGCTGTTTGTGCTTATCTTCCTGCTCCTCACGAAATAGCAAATTATGCTTTAGATAGAGATAATAATGAAGAAAAAGTTGACCTTTTGTCCGAGCCTAATAAGCCTGCTGTAGCATTGGCATTCAAGCTCGAAGACGGTCGTTACGGACAGTTGACTTATATGAGATTGTATCAAGGAACTCTTAAAAAAGGCGATACAATTATCAATACTGCAAACGGTAAAAGAGTTAAGATTCCTCGCCTCGTCAGAATGCATGCTAATGAGATGAATGATATCGAAGAAGTAGCAGCAGGAGACATCTTCGCAATGTTTGGCGTAGATTGCTCATCGGGCGATACATTCACAGACGGCAACGTAAATTATTCGATGACTTCGATGTTTGTTGCCAGCCCTGTTATCGAGCTTTCGGTAAAACCAAAGGAAAAAACCGGACAAGTGAATTTCTCGAAAGCGATGAACAGATTCCAAAAGGAAGACCCGACATTCAAAGTGGCTCGTGACGAAGAAAGTGGCGAGACAATTATCAAGGGAATGGGCGAACTTCATCTCGAAATTTATATCGAACGCATCAGACGTGAATATAATTGCGAAGTATTAGTCGGTCAACCAAAAGTAGCTTATAGAGAGGCTATTTCGAGACCTATAGACTTCGATTACACTCATAAGAAACAAACAGGTGGCTCCGGGCAATATGCACGCGTAGCGGGCAAAATTGAGCCTTTGACGCTCGATTCACCCGAACCGTACGAATTTGTCAATTCTATAGTCGGCGGTTCGATACCAAAAGAGTACATTCCGGCTTGTGATAAAGGATTTCACGAACAAATGTCTGATGGTCTGTTGATTAATCAGCCGATTGTCGGAGTGAAAGTTACTTTGAACGACGGTGCTTATCATGCGGTTGACTCTTCGGATATGGCATTCAAGATTGCTTCAAAACAGGCTATGAAAGAAGCTATTGCTAAATGCGGACCTGTAATACTCGAGCCTTTCATGAAATTGGAAACATCATCACCTGAAGAATTCCAAGGCGTGATAATCGGTCAAATAAACCAACGTCGCGGAATAATTCACTCATCAAAAGTCGAAGCCGGATATGTTGTTGTCGAAGCTGAAGTACCTTTGAAAGAAATGTTTGGATATTCGAGTGATTTGCGTTCGGCTACTCAAGGCAAAGGTGAATTTACAATGGAATTCCTCAAATACGTGACTGTGCCTAAGGGGATTCAGGAAGAAATCATAAAAGATTACAAAGAAAAAGAAGCCGCTAAGTAA
- the rpsJ gene encoding 30S ribosomal protein S10 has protein sequence MATQRIRIKLKSYDHNLIDKSSERIVRTVKQTGAVVSGPIPLPTRRSVYTVNRSPHVDKKSREQFETRVHKRLIDIFSSTQKTIDALMRLELPAGVDVEVKV, from the coding sequence GTGGCAACACAAAGAATTAGAATTAAGCTAAAGTCTTACGACCATAACTTAATCGACAAATCATCAGAACGTATAGTTCGTACGGTTAAGCAAACGGGAGCAGTGGTCTCCGGACCTATCCCATTGCCGACAAGAAGAAGCGTTTACACGGTAAATCGTTCTCCTCATGTTGACAAGAAATCACGTGAGCAATTTGAGACCAGGGTCCATAAAAGATTGATTGATATTTTCAGCTCGACCCAGAAGACAATTGACGCCTTGATGCGTCTTGAGCTTCCCGCAGGTGTAGATGTTGAAGTAAAAGTGTAA
- the rpsL gene encoding 30S ribosomal protein S12 gives MPTISQLVRKGRKKVTYKSKSAALNSCPQRRGVCTRVYTTTPKKPNSALRKVARVRLTSGFEVTAYIPGEGHNLQEHSIVYVRGGRVKDLPGVRYHIVRGTADTQGVDGRKQGRSKYGTKKPKPGQPTVAKKK, from the coding sequence GTGCCAACAATTTCGCAGTTAGTTAGGAAAGGAAGAAAGAAAGTAACTTACAAAAGTAAGTCTGCGGCATTGAATTCGTGCCCGCAAAGAAGAGGCGTTTGTACAAGAGTATATACAACTACTCCTAAGAAACCAAACTCTGCTTTGAGAAAAGTTGCACGTGTAAGATTGACATCAGGATTTGAAGTTACGGCATATATTCCCGGAGAGGGCCACAATTTGCAAGAACACTCAATTGTATATGTTCGTGGCGGTAGAGTAAAAGACCTTCCCGGTGTTCGTTATCATATCGTGAGAGGCACTGCCGATACTCAAGGTGTTGATGGACGTAAACAAGGCAGATCGAAATACGGGACTAAGAAACCTAAGCCCGGTCAACCAACAGTAGCTAAAAAGAAATAA
- the tuf gene encoding elongation factor Tu — protein MAKEKFDRSKPHVNVGTIGHVDHGKTTLTAAITMALSKQQGGEKRTFDSIDNAPEEKARGITIATAHVEYQTEARHYAHVDCPGHADYIKNMITGAAQMDGAILVCAATDGPMPQTREHILLARQVGVPRIVVFMNKVDIADPELLELVEMELRELLTSYNFPGDEIPIIPGSALHALDAGAEDAPLDDPRFDCIWALMKAVDEYIPTPLRETEKPFLMPVEDVFSITGRGTVGTGRIERGIVKVNEEVEIVGFGLQKKTTCTGVEMFRKLLDEGRAGDNVGLLLRGVDKNELERGMVIVKPGSIKPHHKFNAQVYVLKKEEGGRHTPFFSGYRPQFYFRTTDVTGSLTMPAGVEMVMPGDNLDSIEIELITPVGMEEGLRFAIREGGRTVGAGVVTKILE, from the coding sequence ATGGCAAAAGAAAAATTTGATCGCAGTAAACCCCACGTCAACGTAGGAACAATTGGTCACGTTGACCACGGTAAGACTACATTAACAGCAGCCATCACAATGGCGTTGTCGAAACAACAAGGTGGCGAAAAGAGAACATTTGATTCGATAGATAACGCACCGGAAGAAAAAGCACGCGGGATCACTATTGCTACAGCCCACGTAGAGTACCAAACAGAAGCAAGACACTATGCTCACGTTGATTGTCCCGGACACGCCGATTATATCAAGAATATGATTACAGGTGCTGCTCAAATGGACGGTGCGATATTAGTATGTGCCGCAACAGATGGACCTATGCCACAAACACGCGAACATATCCTCTTGGCTCGCCAAGTAGGTGTACCTCGTATCGTTGTGTTTATGAACAAAGTGGATATTGCTGACCCTGAATTGTTGGAACTTGTCGAAATGGAATTACGTGAATTATTGACAAGCTACAATTTCCCGGGTGACGAAATTCCTATAATCCCCGGCTCCGCATTACATGCTTTGGATGCCGGCGCTGAAGATGCTCCACTTGATGACCCAAGATTTGATTGTATTTGGGCATTGATGAAAGCCGTTGATGAATATATCCCAACTCCATTACGTGAAACCGAAAAACCATTCTTGATGCCCGTCGAAGACGTGTTCTCAATTACAGGTCGTGGTACAGTAGGAACAGGACGTATCGAACGCGGTATCGTAAAAGTAAACGAAGAAGTTGAAATCGTAGGTTTCGGTTTGCAAAAGAAAACAACTTGTACCGGCGTAGAAATGTTCCGTAAGTTGTTGGATGAAGGTCGTGCAGGCGATAACGTAGGTTTGTTGCTTCGCGGTGTTGACAAAAATGAACTCGAACGTGGAATGGTAATCGTAAAACCCGGTTCAATCAAACCACACCATAAATTTAATGCACAGGTTTACGTTTTGAAGAAAGAAGAAGGCGGACGTCACACTCCATTCTTCTCGGGTTACCGCCCGCAATTCTACTTCAGAACAACAGACGTAACAGGCTCACTAACTATGCCCGCAGGCGTAGAAATGGTTATGCCCGGTGACAACTTAGACAGCATCGAAATCGAATTGATTACTCCCGTAGGTATGGAAGAGGGATTGAGATTCGCTATTCGCGAAGGTGGTCGTACAGTAGGCGCCGGTGTCGTAACAAAAATTTTAGAATAA